CTTGTGCAATATGACCCAGATCTATGTATCTTGTTGGATTAATGCTCTATATACCaatattgcagcatccccatggtcacatgattgtggtCCAGGTGCCCAGTGCCTGGCTTGCAATTATGATATTGCAGGGtgccccatagtcacatgatcatggtTTCTGACATTTCCTGCTGTTTTTCCCACAAgcaaaaatcaatgggaaagccagcaggTCTCAAATCATTCTTGCTCCTGCTGCTTTTCCCCAGCTTGCTCTCTATAATACCCATGGCACCTCCCATCAATTCTGGCACCCATAACTCCATGTGTGCTTTGTAACACCCATCTGTAGCATCCACCCATATGCAGGCCTAGGTGTTTATTCCATAGTACCTCCCTGAAGTATCCCCCATTGCACCTGCCTCCCTTCCCTAGCACTTGCCTGTGATAGCTCTCTCCTGCAGCTCTTATCCACTAGCTTCTTTGCCTGGAActcccttctcttcctgcttAACAACCTATGCTGTCTTAAGGGTGCAACAGCAGCCTAGATGTTGAGGTTGCTATTGCTTAACCATGAAGTTTGTGTGATGCCACACTTTATGACCACACCGCTAAGCAACTCAAATTGTTATCCGAATAGCTGGTGTAACCCATGAACTATTTGCAGGCATATTGCTTGAATGATTTTGACCCAGATAAAATCCCATCAGTATTGAGACAATGAATTAAACTGATCTCAGTGCCTCTTGCATACCATTAAACTGCTTCTTTAATAAATATGTGTACTTCATGCTCTCTGATGTGAAcctttctattctattgtgaTGGGAGTCTTGCAGCTGTGTCTCCTTGTTTTCTGAAAGATCTAGTGTCGGGATGTAAAGGAAGGACCCTTGCTTGAAAAATATAGGAATGCTGAGTCTATGCTAGTACAAAACCAGTAACCTTTATTCTCCTCTCTCCATCTccccctgcatttcctttcagtTACTAGAGATTTCACTGCTTACCACACAGTATTCCTCACAGCGATATTAGGAGGCACTATCACCATCATTGCTGGGTTCTTTGCACTTCTGTTTTGCTATTGTAGGTAAGTCAGAATATGATGGTAACACATTTTTTGCCATAATCATTTACAGTTTGCACTGTTTGAAAACATAGGATCAGTGCTCGGGTTGTTTTTACTTTCGATGCCCATCTTCTATACCTAAAGGAAACACTATTTTTGCCCTACATGTTCTTTAATGCTCTTCTTTTATACCATTTTTGAAGAATCTTGATGAATGtacaattaaaaaaagatatagatTTAGTCTTGGGAATAGTCTGCTTCAAATATAGGCAGGTAGGTCCATATGATTTGGTAAAATCCAAAATTAAGTCAATGTTTTCTTCCTTTACAAGAAAGATAAGCTTttaaattacataaataaataggccTGGTGGTGTTAGACTATTATTAATTGCACTGATATGTATTAAAGTAaagttttaatatttcttttttattttgcttctttttttaggGATAAATGTGGTCatccaaaaaagagaaagaaaaatccaaCTAaacaagacattttaaaaaaagaccaaACAACTTCAACAACTCACATACATCATATTGGTGCAGCCGGAGGATCTTTGAAGCCAGAGGACAAATCTAGATTGTATTCACCCAGAGCAGCATTTTATAGCCCCCAGAGACGAGTTTCAGCTGAAGGTGAGGAGAGGAAAGTCCAGGACAGTTTTAAAGTTTGCACAGAAGGTGCTCTGTATCAATTCTCTGGTAAAAATCTCCAGTGTAGGAGCCTGGAAGCCAAAacagaattgagacatcttcccccagttAAACATCTCAATGGAAACCTTCCTCCTTCCCAAAATGTACAAGGACAGAATCAGTATCTCCCAATGACTGAGGAAATCTATGGACTCTCTTCCCTCCCAGAACAATTAATGCATCTCTATAGTCAGCCTGGTGCTATGCTTCAAACATCTGAGCTATTTCACTCCCAAGAGCAATTGAATGCTGCAAGGTCAGCTACTTTACCAAGAAAAGGACAGTTAGTCTACACCCCTGTGGTAGAGAGTATGAGTCACGAAAATTACACCCAGACATTGCCCAAAATGCCAATGTATGCTCACTTGCAGGAACCAACTTCCAGAGATGAAACTGTGACTATAGATAGGCAACAAGGCTTATCTCCTCAGACTGCCAACTGGGGCCGCTACACTAGTAGCTTGCTGGAGTCGGTTTCTGTCCCAGGTACCTTAAATGAAGCAGTGGTGATGACACCATTTTCATCAGAACTTCAGGGCATTTCGGAGCAAACCTTACTGGAGCTTTCGAAAGGAAAACAGTGTCAACATCCAAGAGCATGGTTTGTGTCACTGGATGGCAAACCAATAGCTCAAGTGAGGCATTCCTTCATTGATCTCAAGAAGGGCAGGAAGACTGAGAGCAATGATACTAGCTTAGACTCAGGCGTGGATATGAATGAGCATAATCCAAGTCGAAAGCTGGAGAGGGAGAAAACCTTTATTAAAAGCACACAGCATTCTAAGATACTTTGCCTAGAAGACTTGGATCTGAGTACCAGTGAATGTGGGACCATGCTTTCAACCCCGGAGGATCAAGCTGTGAAGTACATGCCAGAAGGAAGTAATGACCCTATCATAGAGGAAGAGCTCCTGGAAGAGATGCCTAGAAGAAAAAACATGGCAAAAAACCAGGAAGCCAGCCCTccccctgggaagaaacagggaagACCACATCTAACTAAGACAGAAGGCAAAACAAACATCTggaaaaagagagatgagagaccaCTCATTCCAAAAAATTAACATTACAGCGATGTTTATCTTCTGATTGTTTCATGTCCTGTAGACTTTACCTCCTCTCTTATCATTTTATTTGTAAATTTGCACTGGTCATTTTCATTGGGGCAGTCAGATTTACATTGCTTTTCTAAGACACAGAGCAGATTAGTCATAAAGAGTATTATTTTCTGAAAACCAGCTCATCTTTCTTTCAACAGTTGTTATAATTTCAAGATGTTTGTAAAActatttgtgaattatttttgGTGTATCTGCAAGGACATATGTGCATTCTCTTGAAGACACCAATATGGAATCTCTTTTACTTGCTTTGAAGTTAGACAACCGGCAAGGAAGTTTTGTTGATACCAAATTGCATTGGTTTAGAAATAAGTGTTCGTTATTTTTGCATCTGGTGGCTGATAATGGACATTGTCATAATATGGTTTGATATTGTGTAGTATGGTATTTTTCATCAAAATGCTGATTGGAGATCTTGTATTTCGTATCTAATAGAACATCCTGCCTCAGTATAATATAGCTTTTTCtggtgggggaggaaaaattaagGACTTGTTATTCAGAAGGTATTTCTAGTGTGAAGACTTCTGCCATTCCAATTTGTATTGAGCCAAATTGTGCTCCATTTTTAGGATAGCTGGGTTTATATTATTGAAATAAAGGCAGAGTTTGGCCCTTTATGCCCACAATGTGTGCCATTCTAAACATAGTCAAAAAGATGCCTTTTTTGATATTTCCACCAGAAACAGCATTCTATACTGGCTTTAAAAAGACAAAAGAGAAGCAGTATTAAGCAATTTGATAATACGCCTCCATTTTTAACTAGCTTTATCATAAGTCATGAAAGACAATTGTTGCTTATGAgctgttttaaatatattggagTTAAATTTAGCCATAACTATAATTTGCTAATGAAAAAATTGGGATGGTGGGACCACTTTGTTATACCAAATTTTTTTAATCTGATAAATCTCTAAGGCAGACAAAATGAAGTGGATGGGACACCATAGTTTGATAATATGCAAATGGAAGATTTTAGAAAAATCCCTGGGTAAGGATCCAATGTGTATAGATAAGCTTTTCTTGATGAAAGTTATGGATTTTGGAATCTACATGGAAATAAACACATTACAGTCCTAAATGTACTTACTCGGAAATAGATTCTGTTGATTTCAGTGGAACTTGTTTCACATAAAAGCATCCACAATTAATGGTAAAAATACATACATCTCTACCTGAAATTACAAGACAACCTATTATTTTGCCCTGAACAACTTTCACCATCACCTTTTCAGTGGAGGCCGCAATTAAAATGTTAATAAGGTTGTATTATACCTTTCCTAATATTTTTAATACAAAATGGAAATATCCATCCATTTATGTTTAACATTTAAAAGTGTTATGAGACACTTAAGTAGAAGAATTGAGGTCAAAGTGAGAGACAAACATTTTTTTGGGATAGAAGGAGAACTTGATAAATAGGCATTAAGGTGGCCAAATGCTAAATGCCACTAGCCATTTCCGCAAATAGGGCAAAAGTAAAATTTCATGTCAGATAATAATACATGATGTCTTTGTATCAAACATGGCAAGTGTACTTTGTCATCTGATTTACCATTCACTAAAAGTAGCTGTGTCCTAACTGGATTGTGCATTATAAACATGTTCAGGGACTCTtaattggtgtgtgtgtatacatacattgAATGGAAAGTGGGATTTGGCCTATAGGACAACAGCCATCCTTAGTTTATATAATTCATTAAGGAGTTAAAACACCAGTGATTATATGAAGAACTGATTGTAAGAGTTATAAAAGAAGAAACTATAGAAGAAAGAAATGTTTACAAATGTATGTTTGTTCTTTGAATAATAAATTTGTTTCTGATAATTTTTGGCTAAGAGAAAAATAGATATCCGTAAGTGAATTATTGCTAGAGAATCCTGTTaacaaaagggtttttttccagaATTTCGATTTTTGCAGCTAGAAAAATCTAATGATATTTTATTATCAGAAAGTTCCTAAAGacaaaggaaaataaaacttATGCAGACTAAAGGCTTTTCATATTCGCTTTTCCATTTGTCATCTCATAAACATTTGAGGACTGGCTTATTTCTATTGCATTAAGGCCGTAGCCTGAAATTATTGTTGAAGCATTAACCACCCAGTTTTTTCCAGTTCAAAACTCATTTGTCTCATTTATAttgaaataaatagaaaactggatACCAGCACTGTAGGTAGCACAGAAATCCTGCTCCAACTTATAGCAAGGCAACAGTCCTTTTGAGAGTGATCACAAAATATCCTACCTTGCTAAAAATCTAACATTAAATGTTAGAAACTTGAGATTTATTAATGGATAGAGAATCACTTTTAATTATATACCATCAGAAAATAACTCTATTAAAATTTTTGAGTTATCCTTTTAATACTTTCACAGGGCTCTCAATAATAAAAAGGCCTTCACAAATTTGTTACTATGGATAGAAGGATAGTAACATTTTAATCAAAATCAAAGATTTGTCAGAGCAAAAATAGAGTAGTTCTGATTGACACAACTTTTATTAAAAGGTTATGCTGTGGAACTACGTTTTTTCTTAAACGTGAAGGAAAAAATGGAACTTCAAAAGGCACAATGATACAGAAATCATAGATTTTGAGTAAAATATTCTAGTTGGTTTATCTCAATTTATGATATTTAAATTTCTATTAATT
This genomic window from Erythrolamprus reginae isolate rEryReg1 chromosome 1, rEryReg1.hap1, whole genome shotgun sequence contains:
- the FAM171B gene encoding protein FAM171B encodes the protein MPGIRGRPPTSSLLGLAAAATFCCLLLLLKSRPGTAAATDAAGLTRHPQQRTGLSTPSSSMAAPVPMFTLKVQVNDIISHQYLQQAVVDIFVNYTKANSTLTEKNGAVLIQVPYQLGLSLTIVSYKDGYMLTPLPWKTDRMPIYSSVTLSLYPQSQANIWLFDDTVLITGKLSEAKSQPSIQFPKYLIKLPVNHHITNVTAYLTVPQQFLKVEHFFYTAGVLLNKSGFRSIELTPLAAICVNIFSSGKELQVNGSIQITLPLLPTSAVKAGDPISAWSFDMKMGAWINYGPGMVKNVNDHLVWTYTAPRLGYWIAAPLSGTRVTRDFTAYHTVFLTAILGGTITIIAGFFALLFCYCRDKCGHPKKRKKNPTKQDILKKDQTTSTTHIHHIGAAGGSLKPEDKSRLYSPRAAFYSPQRRVSAEGEERKVQDSFKVCTEGALYQFSGKNLQCRSLEAKTELRHLPPVKHLNGNLPPSQNVQGQNQYLPMTEEIYGLSSLPEQLMHLYSQPGAMLQTSELFHSQEQLNAARSATLPRKGQLVYTPVVESMSHENYTQTLPKMPMYAHLQEPTSRDETVTIDRQQGLSPQTANWGRYTSSLLESVSVPGTLNEAVVMTPFSSELQGISEQTLLELSKGKQCQHPRAWFVSLDGKPIAQVRHSFIDLKKGRKTESNDTSLDSGVDMNEHNPSRKLEREKTFIKSTQHSKILCLEDLDLSTSECGTMLSTPEDQAVKYMPEGSNDPIIEEELLEEMPRRKNMAKNQEASPPPGKKQGRPHLTKTEGKTNIWKKRDERPLIPKN